The window TTCAAATACAATTTGATACAGATAAATTAGCTTCTTATAATTTAACACCAAATGAATTATATGATTTAATAAAAACATCATCTATAAATGTTCCGTTAGGAGTTATTAAAACTGGTGGAAAAGATGTTGTTGCAAGATTTATGGGAGAGTTTAACTATTTAGATGAGTTTGAAAACATGATCTTGAGAAGTAATGGAAAAACTCTTAGATTAAAAGATGTTGCTAACGTAGTTTTAACAACTGAAGATTCAAAAGAAATAGCTAAATTAAATGGAAAACCATCAGTAATGATAACAATAGAGAAATCAACAGATGGAAATATTTTATCAATAACTGATAGTGCAAAAAAAGCGATGGAAGAAATGAAGCCTTACTTACCAAGTGGAGTAGAGGTAACAACAGTAATGGATTACTCTGAAAATATTAATTCATCAATTTCAGGGGTAAAAGGAAATGCTGTAACAGGACTTGTCTTAGCTACAATAGTACTTTTAGTATTTTTAAAAAATATAAGAGCAACAATGCTTATATCTTTAGCTTTACCAATAGCTATTATATTTACATTTGCGTTTTTATCTCTTTTAGGAGTAACAATAAACGTAATATCATTAATGGGTCTTTCTATTGGAGTAGGAATGCTAACGGATAACTCAGTTGTTGTTATAGATAATATTTATAGACACATAACTGAGCTAAAAAAACCAGTAATGGAAGCAGCAGAAGATGGAGCATCAGAGGTTGCAGTAGCAATATTAGCATCAGCTTTAACAACAATGGTTGTATTTATTCCAGTACTATTTATTCCAGGTATAGCAAGAGAGATATTTAGAGATATGTCTTTATCTATAATATTCTCTAACGTAGCAGCATTAATAGTTTCATTGACTTTAATGCCAATGGTAGCAAGTAGATTCCTAAAAGCTAATGCTGATATAACAAAAGAGGGTAAAATATTTGGAAGAGTAAAGAAAAACTATGAGAAACTTATTGAATGGGCTATATCAAATAGAAAGAAAACAGTGGCATTAGCATTTTTAACATTTATGGTAATGATGATATTAGGCCCTATGTTAACAAGAACGGAGTTTATACCAAAGCAGGATTATGGTAGATATTCAGTAGTTTTAGAGTTGGAAAAGGGACTTTCAGTGGAAAGAGCTGAAGAAATAACTGAACAAGCAGTTGAAGTAGTAAAAAATAATCCATTAACAAAAACATATATATCAATGGTAAATGCAAATACAGGAATTGTAAACGTAGATATTGGTCCTAAGACAGATAGAGATGTTTCAATATTCCAAGTTATGGATAATTTAAGACCTGAACTTTCGAAAATACCAGGAGTAAAATTTAATTTAAAAGATGACTATCAATCTGGTGGAGGAGACAGAGATGTTGAGTTTAGAATTTCATCAGATTCATTAGAAGTTGCAGAAAATATAGCAAAACAAGTTCAAGACAAGATTAGTAAAAATCCAGGAATTATTGATATAACATCAAGTATTGAACCAGGAAATGTAGAAGCTAGAGTTATTTTAAATAGAGATAAATTAAGAGCACATGGAATTAGTCCTTTTGATATAGGTAGAACTATAAGTTATTCATTCTTAGGAGGAAATAGAGCTACAGGACAAACACTTTCAGTTAAAACAGGAACAGAAGAAATAGATGTACTTATTAGATTACCAAAAGATTCTAGAACTAAAATTTCATCACTAGAAGAGTTAAATGTAAGAGGGTCAGATGGTAAGTTTGTAAAAGTATCAGACGTAGCAGATATCGTTATGGCAGAAGGTGCATCAGAAGTAACTAAGACAGATAAAATATTCTATGCATCAGTTTCAGCAAATGATGGTGGAATTGGATTAAGTAAGGTTCAAAGTGAAATTGTTGATGCATTTGAATCAACAAATCCACCAAAAGGCGTTTCTTACTCTTGGGGTGGAATGTCACAATTATTCAATGAAGCTATTGTACAAATGGGTATGGCTTTAGCAATATCTATATTCTTAATCTATGCAATATTAGCTTCACAGTTTGAAAACTTCTTACTTCCAGGAATAATTTTAGCTTCAGTTCCATTGGCAATGATTGGAGTTTATGGAGGATTATTAATAACAAACTCTCCATTTGATATGATGGTTATGATAGGAATAATAATGCTAGCAGGAACAGTTGTAAACAATGCTATTGTTCTAATAGATTTCA of the Cetobacterium sp. NK01 genome contains:
- a CDS encoding efflux RND transporter permease subunit, whose amino-acid sequence is MSLAGIAIRRPVATIMVMVSMVFLGIVSMISMKSELLPNMNIPMIIITTTWNGAVPEDVNSQITKKIEDSLSGVDGIKKITSTSSFEKSMVNIEFDYGVNIDLKRGDVQREIDAISGELPDDASKPVTQKKLAGSGNTAMMINVSGPNFLELTTFVNEFMTPRFERIGGVGSVDTSGASDKQIQIQFDTDKLASYNLTPNELYDLIKTSSINVPLGVIKTGGKDVVARFMGEFNYLDEFENMILRSNGKTLRLKDVANVVLTTEDSKEIAKLNGKPSVMITIEKSTDGNILSITDSAKKAMEEMKPYLPSGVEVTTVMDYSENINSSISGVKGNAVTGLVLATIVLLVFLKNIRATMLISLALPIAIIFTFAFLSLLGVTINVISLMGLSIGVGMLTDNSVVVIDNIYRHITELKKPVMEAAEDGASEVAVAILASALTTMVVFIPVLFIPGIAREIFRDMSLSIIFSNVAALIVSLTLMPMVASRFLKANADITKEGKIFGRVKKNYEKLIEWAISNRKKTVALAFLTFMVMMILGPMLTRTEFIPKQDYGRYSVVLELEKGLSVERAEEITEQAVEVVKNNPLTKTYISMVNANTGIVNVDIGPKTDRDVSIFQVMDNLRPELSKIPGVKFNLKDDYQSGGGDRDVEFRISSDSLEVAENIAKQVQDKISKNPGIIDITSSIEPGNVEARVILNRDKLRAHGISPFDIGRTISYSFLGGNRATGQTLSVKTGTEEIDVLIRLPKDSRTKISSLEELNVRGSDGKFVKVSDVADIVMAEGASEVTKTDKIFYASVSANDGGIGLSKVQSEIVDAFESTNPPKGVSYSWGGMSQLFNEAIVQMGMALAISIFLIYAILASQFENFLLPGIILASVPLAMIGVYGGLLITNSPFDMMVMIGIIMLAGTVVNNAIVLIDFIKILRERGYELNDAVRESCKTRLRPILMTTMTTVCGMIPLALGFGEGAELYSGMSIAVIFGLSFSTLLTLVVIPVLYIIVEEFIEKMRKKLSKKKA